Proteins from one Falco naumanni isolate bFalNau1 chromosome 2, bFalNau1.pat, whole genome shotgun sequence genomic window:
- the LOC121083855 gene encoding fibrinogen-like protein 1, whose product MSVMMRLLLLLLLVSFGSPAPRFSEKDICLLDNNKLRQRLNQLQDLLYLYELQLKDILENTYHRTKSGLFSGNRSVQHEMLLPTTSGNLIVYDQDCSAVYNRQKAKNGYYRIRPRADREPFLAYCDMSDGGGWTVIQRRSNGKENFNRKWDDYKLGFGKFQGKNDEYWLGNDHIHDLLARGECSLKIDLMDWQGERRYAVYENFQLANEQDNYRLWFGTYSGNAGDALSGGSNFEDQWSASHRGMQFTTSDKDHDRFLAGNCASENKGGWWFNRCHAVNLNGRYYRTGKYNGSHDNGVVWSTWHGMWYSLKYSAMKIRAPFFVDSESGDGENGQGS is encoded by the exons GAAAAAGATATCTGCCTCCTAGACAATAATAAATTAAGACAAAGGTTAAACCAGCTTCAAGACTTGCTTTACTTATATGAACTGCAACTGAAGGACATCCTGGAGAACACTTACCACAGAACAAAAAGCGGGCTGTTCTCAGGCAACAGGAGCGTGCAGCATGAGATGCTCTTACCCACGACCAGTGGAAATTTGATAGTCTATGACCAAG ATTGCTCCGCAGTGTATAATCGTCAGAAGGCCAAAAACGGCTACTACCGGATAAGGCCCAGAGCAGACCGAGAGCCTTTCCTGGCATACTGTGACATGTCTGATGGGGGGGGGTGGACCGTCATTCAGCGGCGGAGTAACGGCAAGGAGAATTTCAACAG GAAATGGGATGATTACAAACTGGGATTTGGGAAATTCCAGGGCAAGAATGATGAATACTGGCTGGGCAATGACCACATCCATGACCTGCTCGCTAGAG GAGAGTGCTCATTAAAGATTGACCTGATGGACTGGCAAGGGGAAAGACGTTATGCAGTTTATGAAAATTTCCAGCTTGCAAATGAGCAG GACAATTACAGGTTATGGTTTGGCACCTACTCTGGTAACGCTGGCGACGCTCTGTCTGGTGGGAGCAATTTTGAAGATCAGTGGTCAGCCTCTCACAGAGGGATGCAGTTCACCACATCTGACAAGGACCACGATCGATTCCTGGCAGGCAACTGTGCATCAGAGAACAAGGGCGGTTGGTGGTTTAACAG GTGCCACGCCGTAAACCTCAATGGAAGATACTACAGAACAGGGAAGTACAATGGATCCCATGACAATGGCGTGGTTTGGTCTACATGGCATGGGATGTGGTACTCGCTAAAATACTCGGCCATGAAAATCAGGGCTCCGTTCTTTGTTGACAGCGAGAGCGGAGATGGTGAGAACGGTCAGGGCAGCTGA